The Rhodothermales bacterium genomic interval CTTGTTGACACCGGTCAGTGCCTTCTTCCTGTTGAGGGACGGTGCCCGCCGACCCTTTCTGCTGGAGAGCGTGGAAGGAGGTGAAAAACTGGCGCGATACTCGTTCCTGGGACGCAATCCGTTCATGAGCGTGGAGGCCTATGGCAGAAAGACCATCATCCATCGCGACGGTGAGCCGGCGCGTCATACGGACGAGGGTATCTTCCATGCACTGGACCGTGTCATGGCAACCATCCGTGAAATCGAGGTGCCGGGACTGCCACGCCTGACCGCCGGAGCCGTCGGCTATCTGTCCTACGATGCGGTCCGGCTCCTGGAACGCCTGCCCGATACACCTCCCGACGACCTGGGCATCCCGGACGGCATCTGGAGTTTCTACGATACGATCGCGGCATTCGATCATGTCAAGCATCAATTGGTGCTCATGGCCAGCATGCTCGTCACCGCGGACAGTGACATTGAAGCGGCCCATTCCGCCGCGCTCGAACGTCTGGAGCAGCTGGAAGCTACGTTTTCCCGTCCCATCGTGCCCGGCTCGGACCCGATTGAACTGACCGGCGGCATGACGTCTTCCATGAGCCGGGAAGCCTTCGAGGCCGCGGTCGACACCGGAAAGGGCCACATCCGCGAGGGGGACATTTTCCAGGTGGTCCTGTCCCAGCGGTTCTCCACGCCGTTCCGGGGCGAACGGTTCAACCTGTACCGGGCCCTTCGGCAGGTGAATCCGTCCCCGTACCTGTTCTATCTGGATTTCGACGATTTTGCCCTGGTGGGGTCCTCGCCGGAAGTCCTCGTCCGGGTGGAGGGAACGCGTGCCGAACTGTTGCCCATTGCCGGTACCCGCCCCAGAGGCCACTCCGCCGCCGAGGATGCGGCCCTTGCCGGGGACTTGCTGGCCGACGAAAAAGAGCGGGCCGAACACCTCATGTTGGTCGATCTGGGCCGGAACGATCTGGGGCGCATCTGTCAATTCGGCACCGTGCACGTGGACGACTATGCCTTCATTGAACGGTACTCGCACGTCATGCATATCGTATCGTCCATTTCCGGACGCATCCGGGAAGGACTGACGGCCCTGGATGCCCTGCGGGCCTGTTTCCCGGCCGGAACAGTCAGTGGTGCCCCGAAAGTCCGCGCCATGGAAATCATTGATGCACTGGAGCCCGTCAAACGGGGCATGTATGCCGGTACCGTGGGGTATCTGGATTTCCGGGGAAACCTGGACACGTGCATCACCATCCGGACCATGCTGGTCAAGGATGGCCACATCCATATCCAGG includes:
- the trpE gene encoding anthranilate synthase component I, whose translation is MLTLSDIRNLLNESPPLDGETVVIPLAKRLGADLLTPVSAFFLLRDGARRPFLLESVEGGEKLARYSFLGRNPFMSVEAYGRKTIIHRDGEPARHTDEGIFHALDRVMATIREIEVPGLPRLTAGAVGYLSYDAVRLLERLPDTPPDDLGIPDGIWSFYDTIAAFDHVKHQLVLMASMLVTADSDIEAAHSAALERLEQLEATFSRPIVPGSDPIELTGGMTSSMSREAFEAAVDTGKGHIREGDIFQVVLSQRFSTPFRGERFNLYRALRQVNPSPYLFYLDFDDFALVGSSPEVLVRVEGTRAELLPIAGTRPRGHSAAEDAALAGDLLADEKERAEHLMLVDLGRNDLGRICQFGTVHVDDYAFIERYSHVMHIVSSISGRIREGLTALDALRACFPAGTVSGAPKVRAMEIIDALEPVKRGMYAGTVGYLDFRGNLDTCITIRTMLVKDGHIHIQAGAGVVADSDPAMEFEETRNKARALHAAIRVAAEELQ